DNA from Thiomicrorhabdus sp. Kp2:
AGCTAGAAAGTGCTCAGCATTCGTTGATGTTTTTTATAGTTGATATTGATAACTTTAAAGCTTATAACGACTTTTATGGCCACCAGGCAGGTGATGAGGTTATTCAGCAGATAGGTGCTGCTATACAGAAATTTATTCATCGTGAAAACGATTTGGTTTTTAGGCTTGGGGGAGAAGAGTTTGCAGGTTTATTAGAAGCGCGAGACCCAAAACAAATGGCCTGTTGGTTGACTCAGTTGTCTGGTGTTATTGAGTCATTAAAGCTAAAACATGCGCCAGGATTGGATTTACCTTGGGTCACTATTTCAGGGGGAATAAGTTCAATGTCACCAGGCAGTCGCACTACAATAAATGCGCTGTATAGAAATGCGGATAAAGCCCTCTATCAAGCGAAACATTTAGGTAGAAATCAATTTGTGATTGATGGTGTTGAAACGAAAAACTGTCTTGCTGGTTATGATGAGCAGCTGGGGTAGTTATAATCTGTTTTACATTGAAATTTGCCTAACTTGTGTAAAGCGCGGTTTAAGTGGACTCATTCCAAATAGTATCCTAACCAAGTCATTACTCAAAACACCAACAGAAACAAGAGGATGCCCATGAAAATTGTTGCTTATAGTGCTAAACCTTACGATAAACAGGTGTTGTGTCGAGTATTTCATCATCAATGGGACACTCTATATTTGGAAGTGCCATTAGACTTGGATACGATTGCTTACGCTAATGGTGCCGAGGTGGTGTCGGCGTTTGTAAATGATAGGCTTGATGCTAAGGTTTTGACTTTGCTTGCTGAAGGTGGCACAAAATTGATTGCCTTACGTTGTGCGGGTTTTAATAATGTTGACTTAGAAGCGGCTAAAAAACTCGGCCTTAAAGTGGTACGAGTGCCTGCTTATTCGCCTTATGCGGTGGCCGAGCATACCATTGCATTAATGCTTGGGTTAAACCGCAAGTTGTATCGAGCTTATAACCGAGTGAGAGAGGGTAACTTCTCTTTAAATGGTATGTTGGGTTTTGATATGCATGGCAAAACGGTGGGCATTATTGGTGCGGGTCGAATCGGTCGTTTAGTGGGCAAAATGCTTAAATCATTTGGTTGCGAGGTGTTGATTTATGACCCTTATACTTGTGAGGCGTGTCATGACCTGGGCATAAAACAAGTTGAACTGAGTGAGATTTTTGCAGAGTCAGATATCATCTCATTACACTGCCCATTAAATAAAGAAACCAATCATCTCATTAATGCTAAAAGTATCTCACAAATGAAAAATGGGGTTATGCTCATCAATACAGGACGTGGGGCTTTAATGGATACCACCGCTTTGATTGAAGGCTTAAAAAACAAAAAAATTGGCTATTTAGGCATGGATGTTTATGAGAAAGAAGGCGCCCTGTTTTTTGAAGACCACTCTTGTGAGATT
Protein-coding regions in this window:
- a CDS encoding 2-hydroxyacid dehydrogenase, yielding MKIVAYSAKPYDKQVLCRVFHHQWDTLYLEVPLDLDTIAYANGAEVVSAFVNDRLDAKVLTLLAEGGTKLIALRCAGFNNVDLEAAKKLGLKVVRVPAYSPYAVAEHTIALMLGLNRKLYRAYNRVREGNFSLNGMLGFDMHGKTVGIIGAGRIGRLVGKMLKSFGCEVLIYDPYTCEACHDLGIKQVELSEIFAESDIISLHCPLNKETNHLINAKSISQMKNGVMLINTGRGALMDTTALIEGLKNKKIGYLGMDVYEKEGALFFEDHSCEIIQDDAFERLLTFHNVLITGHQAYFTQEALTHIAETTTANIHEYLANPESCLENEVTCE